A portion of the Paenibacillus hamazuiensis genome contains these proteins:
- a CDS encoding aldehyde dehydrogenase family protein, whose product MTIPVFGSIIGGETDFTGDTIPVYNKFSGERIAEIHKASREVVGRAVANALHTFRTVKLSPVERSGILLKAAQLLKERKEQLAMSLVREVGRTIKDCRVEIDRAVATFTISAEEAKRIAGHCVPIAAQQGNENKLAFTVRVPVGVVCAITPFNNPINLTAHKIAPAIAAGNAVVLKPAEVTPVTVMAMVSILQEAGLPPGFLNVVHGLGQETGQYLLEDERIAMFTFTGSVGVGRHIKSTTGIRKVTLELGSNSPTIVHRDALNIGEIAELCALRGLSATNGQACISVQRLYVHKDIHDEFVAMLVRTAERMKVGNPEEEDTDIGPLISEKEAMRVEAWVNEAVAAGAKVLCGGKRDGTFYQPTIITDVKPDMKVMCQELFGPVVNVIPYDDIDWVFAQANDSKFGLQAGLFTSNLQLAMRAVYELEFGGVLINDVSTFRSDVMPYGGIKNSGIGKEGPRYTIEEMTDERIVVIKM is encoded by the coding sequence GTGACTATTCCCGTTTTTGGAAGCATTATCGGAGGCGAAACGGATTTTACCGGCGATACGATTCCCGTTTACAACAAATTTTCCGGCGAACGGATAGCGGAAATTCATAAAGCAAGCCGCGAAGTCGTCGGCCGTGCGGTCGCAAACGCCCTGCATACGTTCAGGACCGTCAAGCTGTCGCCGGTCGAGCGCAGCGGCATTTTGCTGAAGGCGGCGCAGCTGCTGAAGGAGCGCAAGGAGCAGCTCGCCATGTCGCTCGTGCGGGAAGTCGGCCGGACGATCAAGGATTGCCGGGTCGAAATCGACCGCGCGGTAGCGACCTTCACGATCAGCGCCGAAGAAGCGAAGCGGATCGCCGGCCACTGCGTGCCGATCGCCGCACAGCAGGGCAATGAAAACAAGCTGGCTTTTACGGTGCGCGTGCCGGTCGGCGTCGTTTGTGCGATCACGCCATTCAACAACCCGATCAATCTGACCGCGCACAAGATCGCCCCGGCGATTGCGGCGGGCAACGCGGTCGTGCTGAAGCCGGCCGAGGTCACTCCCGTCACGGTCATGGCGATGGTAAGCATTTTGCAGGAGGCGGGACTTCCTCCCGGATTTCTGAACGTCGTACACGGGCTCGGGCAGGAGACAGGACAGTATTTGCTCGAGGACGAACGCATCGCCATGTTTACGTTCACCGGCAGCGTCGGCGTAGGGCGGCACATCAAAAGCACGACGGGCATCCGCAAGGTGACCTTGGAGCTCGGCAGCAACTCGCCGACGATCGTGCACCGCGACGCTTTGAACATCGGCGAAATCGCCGAGCTGTGCGCGCTCCGCGGGCTTTCCGCCACCAACGGCCAGGCGTGCATTTCGGTGCAGCGGCTGTACGTGCATAAGGACATCCACGACGAGTTCGTCGCTATGCTGGTGCGGACCGCCGAGCGGATGAAGGTCGGCAATCCGGAGGAAGAGGACACCGACATCGGACCGCTCATCTCCGAGAAGGAAGCTATGCGGGTCGAAGCGTGGGTGAACGAGGCAGTGGCGGCCGGGGCCAAAGTGCTGTGCGGAGGAAAGCGGGACGGCACCTTCTATCAGCCCACGATCATCACGGATGTAAAGCCGGACATGAAGGTGATGTGCCAGGAGCTGTTCGGGCCGGTCGTGAATGTCATCCCTTACGACGACATCGATTGGGTGTTTGCCCAGGCGAACGATTCGAAATTCGGCCTGCAGGCCGGCTTGTTCACCTCGAACCTGCAGCTCGCCATGAGAGCCGTATACGAGCTGGAGTTCGGCGGCGTGCTCATCAACGACGTT